A genomic window from Megalobrama amblycephala isolate DHTTF-2021 linkage group LG2, ASM1881202v1, whole genome shotgun sequence includes:
- the polm gene encoding DNA-directed DNA/RNA polymerase mu — protein MIPLKRRKVSLTVSQQNDTCRFPHLSIFILERKMGTSRRAFLTRLGRSKGFRIKETYSSSITHIVSENNSGDEVQAWLDNQTGRDTNDTSSSVCLLDIRWFTESMEAGHPVTVQDRHTLQVKPKPNIDPNAMLMKSYACQRRTPLKHHNSFLTDALEILAQNAEYNDNEGRSVAFRRAASVLKALPHRVKSMEDLRSLPCLGEHSQRVIKEILEDGSSREVESTRRSEQYQAMKALTGIFGVGVRTADRWFREGLRSPDDLIRTGQQLNRAQQAGVQYYDDLQKPVTKAEADVISDIVEKAVHAVLPGAEIQLMGGFRRGKEVGHDVDFLITHPEEGKEEGLMPKITNWLEEQGLLLYQKTTRNSYLEKMDGPARAPNNMDRFERCFSIFKLQASAESCTSNSTASVQDVSTGSETERHSDQHSEASDWRAVRVDLVVSPYSQFAFATLGWTGSKLFERELRRWAGQEKHMSLSSHALYDSKQNLYLRAKTEEEIFAYLGLEFIPPSERNA, from the exons ATGATCCCATTAAAACGCAGGAAAGTGTCTCTAACTGTAAGCCAACAAAATGACACCTGTAGATTTCCCCATCTTTCTATATTCATCTTGGAGAGAAAGATGGGAACATCTAGAAGAGCATTTCTTACACGATTAGGACGGAGCAAAGGATTTCGTATTAAAGAAACCTACAG TTCCTCCATCACACATATTGTGTCAGAAAACAACAGTGGAGATGAAGTCCAGGCCTGGCTGGACAACCAAACGGGACGAGACACAAACGACACTTCCAGTTCTGTGTGTTTGTTGGACATCAGGTGGTTTACGGAGAGCATGGAGGCTGGACATCCCGTTACAGTTCAGGATAGACACACATTACAG GTTAAGCCAAAACCCAACATAGACCCAAATGCAATGCTGATGAAAAGTTACGCCTGTCAAAGACGAACACCTTTGAAACACCACAATTCCTTTCTAACA GATGCTCTTGAAATCTTGGCTCAAAATGCAGAATATAATGACAATGAAGGACGGAGCGTCGCTTTTAGACGGGCAGCTTCAGTCCTAAAGGCACTTCCCCATCGAGTGAAGAGCATGGAGGATCTGAGGTCTTTGCCCTGTCTGGGGGAACATTCACAGAGGGTTATAAAG GAGATTTTAGAAGATGGATCATCAAGAGAAGTGGAGTCAACGAGACGATCAGAGCAATATCAAGCCATGAAG GCACTAACTGGTATTTTTGGGGTGGGTGTGCGGACGGCAGATCGCTGGTTTAGAGAGGGATTGCGATCTCCTGATGATTTGATTCGCACAGGACAACAGTTGAACCGTGCACAGCAAGCGG GAGTCCAGTATTACGATGACCTCCAGAAACCCGTCACTAAGGCGGAGGCTGATGTCATCAGTGATATTGTAGAGAAAGCTGTGCACGCTGTGCTGCCCGGAGCAGAGATCCAGCTCATGGGAGGCTTCAGGAG GGGGAAAGAAGTCGGTCATGATGTGGACTTTCTCATTACACATCCAGAGGAAGGAAAAGAAGAAGGACTGATGCCTAAAATCACAAACTGGCTGGAGGAGCAG GGTTTACTGCTGTATCAGAAGACGACCAGAAACTCTTATCTGGAAAAAATGGACGGTCCAGCTCGGGCACCTAATAACATGGATCGCTTTGAGAGATGCTTTTCCATATTTAAGCTTCAGGCGTCTGCTGAGAGCTGCACATCGAATTCCACTGCTTCTGTTCAGGACGTCAGTACAGGAAGTGAAACTGAAAGACACAGTGACCAACATTCAGAAGCGTCGGACTGGAGAGCTGTTCGGGTAGATCTGGTGGTCAGTCCCTACAGCCAGTTTGCCTTCGCTACTCTCGGATGGACCGGGTCTAAG CTGTTTGAGAGGGAGTTGAGACGGTGGGCGGGGCAAGAGAAGCACATGTCTTTGAGCAGTCACGCCCTGTACGACAGCAAACAG